A single region of the Sorghum bicolor cultivar BTx623 chromosome 9, Sorghum_bicolor_NCBIv3, whole genome shotgun sequence genome encodes:
- the LOC8083752 gene encoding ran-binding protein 1 homolog b, with the protein MADKEPVVERPEAAEEEDASAAAAAAGEEEDTGAQVAPIVRLEEVAVTTGEEDEDVLLDMKAKLYRFDKDGNQWKERGTGTVKLLKHKESSKVRLVMRQAKTLKICANHLVASTTKMQEHAGSDKSCVWHAADFADGELKEEMFAIRFGSVENCKKFKELIEEIAESLTKNEGKEGEDGSSTAELLEKLTVSEDKSEGSGKSESTDSGKVNETKSDAAPAE; encoded by the exons ATGGCGGACAAGGAGCCCGTCGTGGAGCGACCCGAGgcggctgaggaggaggacgcctcggccgccgccgccgccgcgggggaggaggaggacacGGGCGCCCAGGTGGCCCCCATCGTGCGGCTCGAGGAGGTAGCCGTCACCACcggcgaggaggacgaggacgtcCTGCTCGACAT GAAGGCGAAGCTGTACCGTTTTGACAAAGACGGGAACCAATGGAAGGAACGAGGCACGGGCACCGTCAAGCTTCTCAAGCacaaggagagcagcaaggtccGCCTAGTCATGCGCCAGGCCAAGACGCTTAAGATCTGCGCGAACCACCTCG TGGCCTCCACCACGAAAATGCAGGAGCATGCCGGCAGCGACAAGTCGTGCGTCTGGCACGCTGCCGATTTTGCAGATGGCGAACTTAAGGAGGAGATGTTTGCCATCCGGTTTGGTTCCGTAGAAA ATTGCAAGAAATTCAAGGAGTTGATTGAGGAGATTGCTGAGTCACTTACAAAGAACGAAGGCAAGGAAGGTGAAGATGGTTCTTCCACGgctgaattgctggagaagctcACTGTGAGCGAGGACAAATCTGAGGGAAGTGGCAAGTCGGAGTCAACTGATTCTGGCAAAGTGAACGAAACCAAATCTGACGCAGCCCCAGCCGAGTAG
- the LOC8083753 gene encoding ERBB-3 BINDING PROTEIN 1, with protein sequence MSSDDEVREEKELDLSSNDVVTKYKAAAEILNNALKLVVSECKPKAKIVDLCEKGDSFIREQTGNVYKNAKRKIERGIAFPTCVSVNNTVCHFSPLATDDAVLEENDMVKIDMGCHIDGFIAVVAHTHVITSGPVTGRAADVLAAANTAAEVAVRLVRPGKKNKDVTEAIQKVAAAYDCKIVEGVLSHQLKQFVIDGNKVVLSVSNADTKVDDAEFEENEVYAIDIVTSTGEGKPKLLDEKQTTIYKRAVDKNYHLKMKASRFIFSEISQKFPIMPFTARALEEKRARLGLVECMNHELLQPYPVLHEKPGDLVAHIKFTVLLMPNGSDKITSHPLQELKPTKSIEDNAEIKAWLALGTKSKKKGGGKKKKGKKGDAAEADPMEATNGASQE encoded by the exons ATGTCGTCGGACGATGAGGTCAGGGAGGAGAAGGAGCTCGACCTCTCCTCCAACGACGTCGTCACTAAGTACAAGGCTGCCGCCGAAATCCTCAACA ATGCTCTGAAGCTGGTTGTGTCTGAGTGCAAACCAAAAGCCAAGATTGTTGACCTTTGTGAGAAGGGTGACTCTTTCATAAGAGA GCAAACTGGGAATGTCTACAAGAATGCAAAGAGGAAGATTGAAAGGGGCATTGCTTTCCCAACCTGTGTATCTGTGAACAACACAGTCTGCCACTTCTCACCGCTTGCCACAGATGATGCAGTTCTGGAAGAAAATGATATGGTTAAAAT TGATATGGGCTGTCATATTGATGGCTTTATCGCTGTGGTGGCACACACACATGTAATTACAAGTGGGCCTGTCACAGGAAGAGCAGCTGATGTTCTTGCTGCTGCCAACACAGCAGCAGAAGTTGCTGTGAGGCTTGTGAGACCTGGGAAGAAG AATAAGGATGTTACTGAAGCAATCCAGAAGGTTGCTGCTGCTTATGATTGCAAAATTGTGGAAGGTGTTCTTAGCCATCAACTGAAACAATTTGTGATTGATGGTAACAAAGTGGTGCTCAGTGTCTCCAATGCTGATACAAAGGTTGATGATGCTGAATTTGAAGAAAATGAAGTCTACGCAATCGATATTGTCACCAGTACTGGGGAGGGGAAG CCCAAGTTATTGGATGAGAAGCAGACCACTATCTACAAAAGGGCTGTAGACAAGAATTATCACTTGAAGATGAAAGCATCAAGGTTCATTTTCAGTGAGATCAGCCAGAAATTCCCAATCATGCCTTTCACTGCTAG GGCATTAGAAGAGAAGCGTGCACGCTTAGGCTTGGTGGAATGCATGAACCATGAGCTATTGCAGCCGTACCCTGTACTTCATGAGAAGCCAG GTGATCTTGTTGCACACATAAAGTTCACTGTGCTTCTGATGCCCAATGGATCAGATAAGATTACATCACATCCGCTACAGGAGTTAAAGCCCACAAAATCCATTGAAGACAATGCTGAGATAAAGGCATGGCTTGCTTTGGGGACAAAATCAAAGAAGAAGGGTGgtggaaagaagaagaaag GCAAGAAAGGAGATGCAGCAGAAGCAGATCCCATGGAGGCGACAAACGGTGCAAGCCAAGAATAA